One genomic region from Apodemus sylvaticus chromosome 1, mApoSyl1.1, whole genome shotgun sequence encodes:
- the Lrfn4 gene encoding leucine-rich repeat and fibronectin type-III domain-containing protein 4, whose amino-acid sequence MAPPLLLLLLASGAAACPLPCVCQNLSESLSTLCAHRGLLFVPPNVDRRTVELRLADNFIQALGPPDFRNMTGLVDLTLSRNAITRIGARSFGDLESLRSLHLDGNRLVELGSSSLRGPVNLQHLILSGNQLGRIAPGAFDDFLDSLEDLDVSYNNLRQVPWAGIGSMPALHTLNLDHNLIDALPPGVFAQLSQLSRLDLTSNRLATLAPDPLFSRGRDAEASPSPLVLSFSGNPLHCNCELLWLRRLARPDDLETCASPPTLAGRYFWAVPEGEFSCEPPLIARHTQRLWVLEGQRATLRCRALGDPAPTMHWVGPDDRLVGNSSRAWAFPNGTLEIGVTGAGDAGAYTCIATNPAGEATARVELRVLALPHGGNTSAEGGRPGPSDIAASARTAAEGEGTLESEPAVQVTEVTATSGLVSWGPGRPADPVWMFQIQYNSSEDETLIYRIVPASSHHFLLKHLVPGADYDLCLLALSPAAGPSDLTATRLLGCAHFSTLPATPLCHALQAHVLGGTLTVAVGGVLVAALLVFTVALLVRGRGAGNGRLPLKLSHVQSQTNGGTSPMPKSHPPRSPPPRPQRSCSLDLGDTGGCYGYARRLGGAWARRSHSVHGGLLGAGCRGVGGSAERLEESVV is encoded by the exons ATGGCCCCGCCGCTCCTACTGCTGTTGCTGGCCAGTGGAGCCGCTGCCTGCCCGCTACCCTGTGTGTGCCAGAACCTGTCGGAGTCGCTCAGCACCCTTTGTGCCCACCGAGGCCTGCTGTTTGTGCCACCCAACGTGGACAGGCGCACAGTTGAACTGCGCCTGGCTGACAACTTCATCCAGGCCCTGGGACCACCTGACTTCCGCAACATGACAGGGCTGGTGGACCTAACATTGTCTCGAAATGCCATCACCCGCATTGGGGCTCGCTCCTTTGGGGACCTGGAGAGCCTGCGCTCCTTGCACCTGGATGGCAACAGGCTGGTGGAGCTGGGCAGCAGCAGCCTGCGGGGGCCTGTCAACCTCCAGCATCTCATTCTTAGTGGCAATCAACTGGGCAGAATCGCTCCTGGGGCCTTTGATGATTTCCTTGACAGTCTCGAGGACCTGGATGTGTCCTATAACAATCTCCGGCAGGTTCCCTGGGCCGGCATAGGCTCCATGCCTGCCCTGCATACCCTGAATCTGGACCATAACCTCATCGATGCGCTGCCCCCGGGTGTCTTTGCTCAGCTCAGCCAGCTCTCCCGCCTGGACCTCACCTCCAACCGCCTGGCCACCCTGGCACCTGATCCACTCTTCTCCCGAGGTCGGGATGCTGAGGCCTCACCTTCTCCCCTGGTGCTGAGTTTCAGCGGGAACCCACTGCACTGCAACTGTGAGCTGCTGTGGCTGCGGCGGCTGGCTCGGCCTGATGACCTGGAAACCTGCGCTTCTCCACCAACCCTGGCAGGCCGCTACTTCTGGGCTGTGCCTGAGGGAGAGTTCTCCTGTGAGCCTCCACTGATTGCCCGCCACACACAGCGCCTGTGGGTGCTAGAAGGCCAGAGGGCCACTCTACGGTGCAGGGCCCTTGGTGACCCTGCACCTACCATGCACTGGGTCGGCCCTGATGACAGACTGGTTGGCAACTCTTCTCGAGCCTGGGCTTTCCCCAATGGGACCCTAGAGATTGGGGTGACAGGCGCTGGAGATGCAGGAGCCTATACCTGCATTGCCACCAACCCTGCTGGTGAGGCCACAGCCCGAGTGGAGCTCCGGGTACTGGCCTTGCCCCATGGTGGGAACACCAGTGCTGAGGGGGGCCGTCCTGGGCCTTCAGACATTGCTGCTTCTGCTAGAACTGCTGCCGAAGGCGAGGGAACTTTAGAATCTGAACCAGCCGTGCAAGTGACAGAGGTGACTGCCACCTCTGGCCTGGTGAGCTGGGGCCCAGGGCGGCCAGCTGACCCAGTGTGGATGTTCCAAATCCAGTACAACAGCAGCGAGGATGAGACCCTCATCTACCG GATTGTACCAGCCTCCAGCCACCACTTCCTGCTGAAGCACCTGGTTCCTGGTGCTGACTACGACCTCTGCCTGCTGGCCCTGTCACCTGCTGCTGGGCCTTCCGACCTCACGGCCACTAGACTGCTGGGCTGTGCCCACTTCTCTACATTACCAGCCACTCCCCTGTGCCATGCTCTACAGGCCCATGTGCTGGGCGGGACCCTGACTGTGGCAGTGGGGGGCGTCCTAGTGGCTGCCTTACTGGTCTTCACTGTGGCCTTGCTGGTTCGGGGCCGGGGAGCTGGGAATGGCCGCCTCCCACTCAAACTCAGCCATGTCCAATCCCAGACCAATGGTGGCACCAGCCCCATGCCCAAGAGCCACCCTCCACGGAGCCCTCCACCCCGTCCTCAGCGCAGCTGCTCCCTGGACCTAGGAGACACTGGTGGATGCTACGGGTATGCCAGGCGCCTGGGAGGAGCCTGGGCCCGGCGGAGCCACTCTGTACATGGGGGGCTGCTGGGAGCTGGGTGTCGGGGTGTGGGAGGCAGTGCAGAGCGGCTGGAGGAGAGTGTGGTGTGA